DNA from Planctomycetota bacterium:
CGACCGGGTTGGGCGTGTTGGGCACGAAGACACAGATGTAATCCTCGCCATCGTCGGCCGGGAGTGGCACGCCGTCGGTGAAAGCCATCACGCGCTGTTTGCCGTCCTGCGCCGGGGCGAGCACGACCTTGGCGTACATGCCTTCACCGCCGCCGGTGGCGAAACTGACCTGCTTCCACGCGCGGTACGCCTCGCGGAGCAGCGGCACGCGGTCGAGGCACTTGTCGAGTAGGCCGACGAACCACTTGCCGATGACGTTGGTCACGAACAGGCCCGCGAGGTAAACGCCGATGATGATGAGCACCGCGCCCAGGACCGGGATGTACCGGCCAAAGAGCTTTTCGGTGATGATTCGGGTCTGCGTCTCGCCGAGGTAGATCAGGTACACGGTCACCGCGATCGGCGCGACCGCGAACAGGCCGGCGAGAAAGGTTCGGCGCAAGTGCGGGCCGAACCCGTTCGGCTCATCGTTGGGGGCGGCGCTGCTCATTTGAACTTGGCCAACGCCGCGTCGGTGTCATCGGCAATGGTGAGAACCTTGTCGAGCTTGGTCATTTTCAGCAGCTTGGCCATGCGGTCGTCGAAGTTGCACAGGACGATCTTGCCGCCGGGTACGGTTTTGAGCTTGGCGTGCAGGCGGATGAGTTCGCCCATCATCGCGCTGCTGACGGAGGTGACGCCTTCGAAGTCGAGCACGATCCGTCGCTGCATTTTCTCGTCGAGCAGGCTGGTCAGGCGTTTGCCAACCTCGGCGATGACGTCGGCATCGACGAGCTTGGGGTTGCCGAACGTGACGACACACGCCGGCCCGGCTTTGGACTCGGCGACTTTGGCGGTGATCTTGGGCATCTTCGTTGTTGATCGGCGATTTGCCCGGCATCCGGTCAGCCGCCGAGGAACGCGACCGCTTCGCGCTGGGACTTTTTGATCGTCAGCAGCTTGTGCAGCTTCATGAGCTTGAGCAGCTCGAGGAGATTCTTGCCGACGCCGCAGAGAACCAACTGGCCGCCGGGCAAAGACTCGCACCGTTGCCGAACGGCCAGCAGCACGCCGATCATCTGCGAGGAGATGTACTCCACTCGCTCGAAGTTGAGCACCATCTTCCGGCGATCCTGATCGTCGATCAGGTGCAGGAGCCGATCCTTGATCGCCTCGAGAACGGGCGGGTCCATGAGCGAACCGGCCTGGATCTCCACGATGCTGATCGGACCCTGTCGTTGCTCCTGCATTGGGACGGCGTCGCCTGTGTCGGACATGGGCGTACGGTATCCCTTGTCCGCTGGGGAA
Protein-coding regions in this window:
- a CDS encoding DUF502 domain-containing protein; its protein translation is MSSAAPNDEPNGFGPHLRRTFLAGLFAVAPIAVTVYLIYLGETQTRIITEKLFGRYIPVLGAVLIIIGVYLAGLFVTNVIGKWFVGLLDKCLDRVPLLREAYRAWKQVSFATGGGEGMYAKVVLAPAQDGKQRVMAFTDGVPLPADDGEDYICVFVPNTPNPVVGQLRFVPAAQIIHVDISVEDAFKTLISTGNFLPPLTSGSADR
- a CDS encoding STAS domain-containing protein, with the translated sequence MPKITAKVAESKAGPACVVTFGNPKLVDADVIAEVGKRLTSLLDEKMQRRIVLDFEGVTSVSSAMMGELIRLHAKLKTVPGGKIVLCNFDDRMAKLLKMTKLDKVLTIADDTDAALAKFK
- a CDS encoding STAS domain-containing protein, with product MSDTGDAVPMQEQRQGPISIVEIQAGSLMDPPVLEAIKDRLLHLIDDQDRRKMVLNFERVEYISSQMIGVLLAVRQRCESLPGGQLVLCGVGKNLLELLKLMKLHKLLTIKKSQREAVAFLGG